CCAAGGGCGGCGTCGACGATGTGGTTGTTCAGCACGCCCCACACGTAGATCGACCAGTTGGCGGTGACCAGCAGACCGGCCCCGGTCAGTCCCCAGAACAGCTTGGGGGTGCGTAGCGCCTCGACGAAGCCCCCGAGCTGGCGGGTGACCAGCAGGCCGAGCAGGCAGAACACGAACGTCCAGGTGACCCGATGGCCGATGATCTCGAACGGATCGGCCGCCGACAGCATTTTGAAGTAGAACGGGAACGCGCCCCACAGTAGGTAGGCGGTGAACGCCAGGATCAGGCCGGTGGAGTCGAGCTTCTGCTGCGGACGTTCTGGCACCAGAACACCCTATGCGAGCCGCGCTGCCCTTCCCGCACCCTGCCCGAGGACCGACCCTGGCTTGGTGGAGTCGCGCACGACCCGACGCAGCATGGTCTCGGCCACCACGGGATGCAGCACGCGCACCGGCAGGAAGTACAGCCGGCCCAGCCAGCCGTGCAGCTTCACCACGGTGACAATGCACAACACGTCGTCGCTGATGGTGGTTCCGATCCGGAAGTCGAGGTGCTTGTCCCGATTCTCGATCAGCGCCTCGCCGTCGATGACCTCGCTGACGAGGGTGCCCTGCCCGGTCTCCCTGCGGATCCCGAACAGCGGCACGATCGCGTTGCGGATCACCATCAGGGCCCGCAGCGCCATCGGCCAGGACTCATGGGAGAAGATCCGCTCCGCCCATACGGCCGGGTCTCGGTTGGTATCTGTCGGGAGCTCGATCAGCTGAGCGTCGGCGTAGTCAAAGCCAGGCGTCCGGGCGAGGGCCTGGGCACCGGCGGGGATGCAGGTAGCGCGGGTCACTGGTTCCTCCTCATAGTTTTTGGGGTATGCCACAAATACTAATGATTCTTGAGCCCTGCCACAAATACTCCTAGGATCGCCGCATGGGCCGGCCGCCGCGATTCGACAACGACGACATCCTCAACGCCGCGCTGGCGGTTGTCGCCGAACGCTGGCGATATGCCACGGTCGAGGAGGTCGCCGCGCGCCTGGGGACCCGAGTGGGCAGCATCTACTACAGGTTCCCGACTCGGGAGTCCCTGTTCGTCGCGCTCTGGGTTCGCAGCATCCGACGCTTCCAGGTCGCGTTCATGGACGCACTGGAGAACCCGGATGCCGAGCAGGCGCTACTGGCCGCTGCCTGTCGGGTGCCTGACTACTGCCGGGCGAACCCCGAGGAGGCGATCGCGCTCACCTTGTATCGGTATCACGCCTTGGTGGCGGATTGCCCGCAGGACCAGCGCGAGGATGTTGTGAGTCTCAACGACTCCGCCGAGATGGCCCTTATGGCGACGGGCAGGCGTTTCGGTGCTGCCGATGCCGACCTGGTTAAGGTGCGAACGGCCGTGCAACAGCTTCCGTACGCGATGATTCGCCCCTACCTCGGCGCGAGTGAGCCCATTCCGGACTGGATCACGCCGGCGACCCGCGCTGCCAGCGCGGCGGTGCTGGCCCTGATACCGCGCGGCTGAAGCCGGGCCGGGCTCAGCGGAGCCCGAGGAAGTCGACCAGCAGCTGGTTGTACTGGTCGGCGGCCTCCAGGCTGGGCATGGCGCCGGCCCCGTCCAACTCCACGTAGAGGCCCTGCGGCAGTGCGTCGGCCAACTGCTTGCCGGCCGCCCGGGACGGGTCGGACGCCCCGGCGAACACCAACGCCGGCACCTCCACGGTGCCGATCTTGGCGCCGAAGTCGGCCCCGGCAATCACGTCCAGGGCGCGCAGCAGGTCGGCCTTGGTGGCTCCGCTGTCGGCCAGTGCCTGGTTGGGCAGCATCCGGATCAGCGTCTTCTGCATGCCCAGGGCCAGCCGGCCCGGGGTCAGCATGGCCCCGGAGAGCACCAGCCCGGCCACCATGCTCGGCTCGGTGGTGGCCACTTGCAGCGCGGTCATGGCGCCGAGTTGGTGGCCGACCAGCCAGGCCTTCTCGATGCCGTAGCGGTCGAGCTGGCTGATCACGTCCGCGGCGGTCGAGACCAGTGAGATGTCACCTGGCTTACCGGGACGGAGCCCTGCCAGCCACGGCGCGATCACTCGGACGTCCGCACCGATGGCCTCGACCTGCGGCTGCCACATCTGTGGCGTCTGGCCGGCCGAGTGCAGCAGCACCACCGGCAACCGGCGGCCGGTCATCACAGCTTGCTGACCGTGAAGGTGAAGCCGAGCTCCTCGTCAGCGAACCAACCCTCGCCGGCCGGGGCCTCGGCCACGTCGGTGGCCAGCACCTCGTCGGCGATCAGCCCGGCGTGGGCGCGGATGGCGTCCGCGGTCTCACCGGTGGCCGACCAGCGCAGCGCGATCCGGTCCGACACCTCGAAGCCCGACGACTTGCGAGCCTCCTGGATGGCGCGGACGAACTCGCGGGCCAGGCCGGCCCGGATCAGCTCGGGGGTCAGCTCGAGATCCAGGGCCACCGTCTCGCCCTGCTCGTTGACCACCGACCAGCCCTCGCGCGGACGCTCGGAGATCAGCACCTCCTCGGCGCTCACCTCGGTCGTTCCCAGCTCGGGCACCTCCACGGTGGCCGTACCCGAGGCGGCCAGGGACGCAGCCAGGGCGGAGGCATCGGCCGCGGCGATGGCATTGGCCACCAGCGGGGTCTGCTTGCCGAATCGCTTGCCCAGCGCCCGGAAGTTGCCCTTGGCCGAATGGTCGACCAGGTCACCGGCCGAAGCGAAGGACTCCACCGACTCCACGTTCAGCTCGGCCTCGATCTCGGCGATCAGCTCGGCGTCCAGCAGTCCGAACGCGGCGGACGGCACCAGCGCCCGGCGCAGCGGCTGACGGGTCTTCACCTTCGCCTCCGAGCGGGCCGAGCGGCCCAACTCGACGATCCGCCGGGTCAGCTGCATGGCCTCGTCCAGCCGGTCATCGATGGCGGCAACGTCGGCCAGCGGCCAGGTGGCCAGGTGCACCGACGCCGGAGCGGAGGCGTCCGTGGCGACCACGAGGTCCTGCCAGACCCGCTCGGTGAGGAACGGGGCCAGCGGGGCCATCAGCCGGGTGACCACGTTGATGGTCTCGTGCAGGGTGCGCAGAGCGCCGTCGCTGCCCTCCCAGAAGCGGCGCCGCGAGCGGCGCACGTACCAGTTGGACAGGTTGTCGACGAACTCGGCCAGCAGCGCACCGGCCCGCTGGGTGTCGAAGTCCTCCAGGGCCGCGGTCACGTCGCGGACCAGCACATTGCGGGCGCTGGTCAGCCAGCGATCCAGCACATGCGCCTTCTCGGTGGACGGCGCATCGACCGGCGACCACGAGTTCGCCCGGGCGTACAGGCTCTGGAACGCGACCGTGTTCAGGTAGGTCATCAGCACCTTGCGGACGGTCTCCTGGATGGTCTGGTGACCGACCCGGCGGGCCATCCACGGCGAGCCGCCGGCGGCCATGAACCAGCGGACGGCGTCCGCCCCGTGCTTATCCATCAGCGGGATGGGCTCCAGGATGTTGCCCAGGTGCTTGCTCATCTTGCGGCCGTCCTCGGCCAGGATGTGGCCCAGGCAGAGCACGTTCTTGTAGCTGGACTCGTCGAAGACCAGGGTGCCGATGGCCATCAGCGAGTAGAACCAGCCACGGGTCTGGTCGATGGCCTCACAGATGAAGTCGGCCGGGTAGGCGGCCGCGAAGGCCTCCTTCGAGCCGTCCACCCACGGGTAGCCGAGCTGGCCGAACGGCATGGCGCCGGAGTCGAACCAGGCGTCGATCACCTCGGGCACCCGGTGTGCGGTCTTGCCGCACTGCGGGCAGGAGAAGCTCACCTCGTCCACGAACGGACGGTGCGGATCCAGCTCGGACAAGTCGACGCCGGTCAGCTCGGACAGCTCGGCCCGAGAACCCACGCAGGTCTGGTGCTTGGCCTCACACCGCCAGATCGGCAGCGGGGTGCCCCAGTAGCGCGAGCGGGACAGCGCCCAGTCGATGTTGTTGTTCAGCCAGTCGCCGTAGCGTCCCCACTTGATGTGCTCGGGGTACCAGTTGGTCTTGCCGTTCTCGCGCAGCAGGGCGTCCTTGATGGCCGTGGTCCGGATGTACCACGACGGCTGGGCGTAGTAGAGCAGCGGGGTGTGGCAGCGCCAGCAGTGCGGGTAGGAGTGCATGTGGTGCTCGACGGCGAACATCAGGCCGCGCCTGGTGAGGTCGTCGATGACAACGGCGTCCGCGTCCTTGAAGAACAGGCCGCCGACCAGGTCGAGGTCCTCATCGAAGGTGCCGTCGGGGCGCACCGGGTTGACCAGCGGTAGCCCGTAGGCGCGGCAGGCCTCCATGTCGACCTCGCCGAAAGCCGGAGCCTCGTGGACCAGGCCGGTGCCGTCCTCGGTGGTCACGTAGTCGGCCAGCAGGACGTAGTGGGTGCCGCCGACCACGTCGGGGAACTCGACCAGATCCAGCGGACGGCTGTACTTCCAGTACTCCAGTTCCTTGCCCTGGAACCTCTGGCCCAGGCACCAGCCATCGCCGAGCACCTTCTCGGCCAGCGCCTCGGCGACCACCAGCGACTCACCGTCCGGCTCGTCCTTGGTGGCCACGACGTAGGTGACGTCCGGGTGCACGGCCGCGGCGGTGTTCGAGACCAGGGTCCACGGCGTGGTCGTCCACACCAGCAGAGACGCCTTGCCGGCCAGCGGGCCGGAGATCAGCGGGAACCGGACGTACACGCTGGGGTCGGTGACGTCCTCGTAGCCCTGGGCCAGCTCGTGGTCGGACAGCGTGGTGCCGCAGCGCGGGCAGTACGGCGCGACCCGGTAGTCCTCGACCAGCAGCCCCTTGTCGTGGATCTGCTTCAGCGCCCACCAGACCGACTCGACGAAGCTGGGGTTCATCGTCCAGTAGGCCTCGTCGAGGTTCACCCAGTAGCCCATTCGCGTGGTGAGTTCGGTGAACGCGTCCACGTGGCGGCTGACCGAGGCCCGGCACTTGGCGTTGAACGCCTCCACGCCGTAGGCCTCGATGTCGGGCTTGCCGTTGAAGCCCAGTTCCTTCTCCACAGCCAGCTCGACGGGCAGGCCGTGGCAGTCCCAGCCGGCCCGGCGCTCGACGTGGAAGCCCTGCATGGTCTTGAACCGCGGGAACACGTCCTTGAAGACGCGGGCTTCGATGTGGTGGGTGCCGGGCATGCCGTTGGCGGTGGGCGGACCCTCGTAGAACGTCCACGGTGCACCACCCTCGGTGCGCTCCAGGCTGGCCGCGAAGGTGTCGTTGGCGGCCCAGAAGTCGAGGATCTCGTGCTCCATGGCCGGCAGGTCGAGCATCGCGGGGACGGCGCGATACAGCGGACGCTCAGTGGAGTCGGTGGTCATCGGGTGCCCTTCGTCGGTGGTGCGGACGAAGGGACGAGGCGAACCCCGCGGTACCACCCTTCTTGGGTGCCGAGATCGGCACCCCGCTCTTGCTCGCCGCGGCCGGTTCTACTGAGAGCTCGCGCTCTGTTCTTCCGGCAGCTCCGGGGTGATAGCCCCATCAGTGCCGTGCGGACCCCCACATTCTAGGGCTGTGGGCAACCCCGGCCGAAACCGAGCTCGACGCGCCGAGCCCCTACGGGCGTTGGGGGCTCGGCGGCGTCCTGGCTCAGCCTTCGGTGGAGCTGGACTGGCCAGCTGCGTCCACCCGGGCTGATGTCGCCCGGGTCGGGTCCTGCCCCGGCTCGGGCCAGGCCGCCGGTTCGGCGGCCGTGGTGGGTGTTCCAAGCATGGCGGCCTTGCGGTTGAGGTAGTCGTCGATCTCAATCTCGCCGCGGGCCAGCCGCTCGTCCAGGAGCTGCAGGGCCGGCGGCAGCGGCGGCCGATAGTCCATCGGGACGGGACGCCGCTTGCCCCGCTGGACCAGGAAGACCACCAGCACGGTGATCAGCGTGATCAGCAGCAGGGTGCCGAGGAACCCTGCGATGCCAGCCAGCATGTGCCAGCCCGAGAAGTAGTCCGGGCCTGGGAATCGTCGCATGTCGTGCTCCCTTACTGCCGAGTGCCCCTCAGCATGCACATCCACCCTGTGCCGTGGCTGTGAGCTCCCCGCAGGTCGGCTGAGCGCCGCGATGGCGGGGCTTGTTGTTGGCCGAGCTTGTCGAAGCCAACAGGTCCGTTCGACAGGCTCAGCGAGCTAGATGGCGCAGGATGCCGGGTCGGGCTCGGGGGGCTCGAGGTCGAACAGGGTGCTGCGCTGGGGTTCGGGCAGCTGCGTCCACTGCCAGCGGCGTTCGGCCTGGACCGCGCTGGTCAGCTCACAGGGCGCGCTGTTCAGGCTCAAGGCCTCGATGGCGTAGTCAGCAGCGGTTTCGGCCAAGGTGGCGTCATCGCAGCTGGCCGCAGCGTTCGCGGCGGTCCGGACGCCACTGGCCACGGCCCGATAGCCGGCCTCGGACAACTCCCGGGCCGACAGGTGGGCGGCGAAGGCGGCCTCCCGGCAGTCATCGGCGCTGCCAGTGCCGTCCGCCCAGGCCCGAGCGGACGCGATGGCAGCCTCGGCGTGATGATCGGCGAAGTCGGGGAACTGGGCCAGCAGGTGTTCGGCGCAGTCGGCGGCCCACCGGGTCAGGACCGGATCAGCTGACGGGTTCATGGCGGTTCTCCTGGGCAAGCACGGTCTCGATGGCCAGCGCCACTCCATCCTGCTCGTTGCTGGCCGTCACCCAGTCTGCCGCGGCGATGGTAGCCGGGTCGGCATTGCCAACCGCGACGCCGATCCCGGCCCAATCGATCAACTCCAGGTCGTTGCGGGCGTCCCCGGCGGCCAGCACCTCGCACGGCGAGACGCCGAGCAGTTCGCACAGCCGGGACACGCCGGTGGCCTTGGTCACCCCGGCACCGCCGATCTCCAGGAACGGCGCACCCGAGGTGGTGGCGTGGAAGCCGCTCAGTCCGGAACTGGACAGCATCGTCCGCAGCTGTTCGGCGTCGAGCCGAGGGTGCCGGACGGTCAGCTTCAGGGTCGGCTCACCGATCACCGCAGCCAGCGGCTCGGTGTCGATGTGCCACCAGTACTTGTCCCGCTCCATCGGGGTGAGCAGGTCGGCGTAGCCGGGCGCCGCGGCATGCCGGGCGCCGTGGTCGCGCACCGCCGACACTCGGGCCTCGGGCAGCTCGGCGTCCAGGAAGGCGACGATCGGCTCGATGGCGGACGGGCTCAGTAACTCCTCGAACAGCACCCGGCGGCTGGGCAGCTCGACGGCGATGGCGCCGTTACTGCCGACGATGTGGCTCAGCCCGGCGCTCTCCAGCTCGGTCGGCACCTGGGGGTACTGGCGTCCGGTGGCGGCCACCACGAACAGCCCGGACGCGGTGGCCGTCCGGATGGTCTCAGCCGTGCGCTCGGTGATGGTCTTGTCAGCGCGCAGCAAAGTGCCGTCCAGGTCTGATGCGATCAGCCGGATCCGGTGATTGGTCAAGACTGTGCTGCCCCCTCGTTGAGCCGCCGACGACCGGAGAAGGCCCGGCCCAAGGTGACTTCATCGGCGTACTCCAAGTCGCCGCCGACCGGCAGCCCGCTGGCCAGCCGGGAGACGGTGACGCCCGTGCCGCCGAGCAGCCGGGCGATGTAGGTGGCGGTGGCTTCACCTTCCAGGTTCGGATCGGTGGCCAGAATGACCTCGGTGATCGTCGAATCCTGCAGCCGGGTGAGCAGCTCGCGAATGTGCAGGTCGGCCGGGCCGACGTTGTCGATCGGACTGATGGCACCACCCAGGACGTGATAGAGCCCGCGGAACTCGTGGGTGCGTTCGATCGCCATCACGTCCTTGGACTCCTCGACCACGCAGATCGAGGTGCGGTCCCGGCGCGGGTCGCGGCAGACTCGGCAGCGGTCCTCCTCGGAGATGTTGAAGCAGACCTCGCAGAAGCGGACCTTCTCGGCCACCTCCCGCAAGGTGGCGGCCAGCCGCTCCACGTCCGCCTTGTCGGAGGACAGGATGTAGAAGGCGATTCGTTGCGCGCCTTTGGGACCGATGCCGGGCAGCCGCCCGAGCTCATCGATCAGATCCTGAATCGGACCTTCGTACAAACCTGCTCCTAGCCTTCAGTCCTGGACGGACGTCGTCACAGCCCCAGTTCGGGGATCGGCGGCATCGTGGCCTGAGCCAGCGCCATGGCCTGGTGGTTGGCGTCGCGGACGGCCGCCACGATCAGGTCGGCCAGGGTCTCGGTGTCGGTCGGGTCGCAGGCCTCCGGAGAGATCTTCAGCCCGACCAGCTCGCCGGTGCCGGTCAGAGTGGCCTCGACCAGGCCGCCGCCGGAGCTGCCCTGCACCGTCCGGTTGGCCAGGTCGGCCTGAGCCTGCTCCAGCTGGCTCTGCATCGCCTGAGCCTGGGCCAGCAGGGTGTTCAGGTCGAGGGAACTGGGATCGAACATGGTGCTCCTTATCGGGTGCCTGTCATGCTAGCCGCGCCCAGGTGGACGGGCTGCTCAGCCTTCATCGTCGAGCAACTCGGCGCCGAGGTGCTTCATCAGCAACTCCTCGGTGGACGACTCGCCCGCGTCGACCACTTCATCGTCGCGATCGGGTTCGACCTCGTCCTCGGGTGGCTCGGACGGCGACCCGGCCGACCTTGTCGGACGGATGTTCGCCCGCGCCTCTTCGATCGCCGCGGCTCGCTCCGGGCTGCTCGACGAGGACGGTGCCGGAGCCGGTGCCGCGGCCTGCTGGGGAGCGTCTGCGGTGGCGTCGATGATCAGTTCGATGTGGAACGCCGCCCCGATCACTTCCAGGATCGCCTCGCGGAGCACGTCGGAGTTGCCGCCGCGCGCGAAGCTCTCCTTGGCGCCGGTGTTGGCCAAGCCCAGGGTCAGCACATCGTTGCGGACGTCGACCACCTGGGCGTTCTGGCTGAGCAGGATCCAGGTGAACCGGCGCCGATGTTTGACGTTCTCAAGGATCTCCGGCCACAGCCGACGCAGGTCCGCCCCGGAAAGTCGTCCGGTTGCAGCGGGGGCTTCGACGGGCTCAGCCGCCGGGCGGGCTTCGGCAGGCTCGGCCGCCGGAGCTGTGACTGGCTCAGCAGCCTTTGCGACCGGCTCAGCTGTCGCCGCCTGGGCAGCGGCCGCCTCCGCGGCGGCTGCGGCCATCGCGGCCTGACGGCGAGAGGCTCCTCGTGGAGCCGGGGCCGGGGCGTCGACAGTCTCAGCCACCGGGTTGTGGGCGGGCTCAGCTGTCGGTTCCTGGGCGTTGCGGCGGGACTTCTCGCTGGCTCCGACAGGTGCGGCCACCGGGCGGGCTTCGACGGGCTCAGCCACCGGGCTGTGGGCAGGCTCAGCTGCCGGACGAGCCGCAGCGGGCAGCTCGCCGCCGATCCCGATCCGGCGCTCCAGGCGATCCAGGCGGGCATGCAGGCCGCGTCCGTCCACGTCGGCGCCGGGCAGCAGCACCCGGGCACACATCAGTTCCAGGTGCAGCCGGGGTGCCGTGGTGCCCCGCATCTCGGTCAGCCCGACCGCGATCACCTCGGCGGCGCGGGTCAGTTCACCGGCCCCCAGCGCACTGGCCTGGGAGGCGAGGCGCTCGGCCTGGTCGCCGGCCACGTCCACCAGGCCGTTACTGAGCGCCTCCGGGACGGCCGCCACGATGATCAGATCGCGCAGCCGGCGCAGCAGATCCTCGGCGAACCGACGTGGATCCTGGCCGACCTCGATCACCTTGTCGACGGCTGCAAAGACGCCGTTGGCGTCACCGGCCGCGAAGGCGTCCACGATCTCGTCGAGCAGAGCGTCTGGGGTGTAGCCGAGCAGGGCGGTGGCCTGGGCGTAGCTGACCCCACCTTCGGCGGCGCCACCGAGCAGCTGGTCGAGCACGGACAGCGAATCTCGCACTGAACCGGCACCGGCCCGGACCACCAGCGGCAGCACGGCGGGCTCGACGGCGATCCCCTCGGCCTCGCACAGCGTGGCCAGGTAGGTCGACAGCGTCTTGGGCGGCACCAGCCGGAACGGGTAGTGATGGGTCCGCGAGCGAATGGTGCCGAGCACCTTGTCCGGTTCGGTGGTGGCGAACACGAAGCGGACGTGTGGCGGCGGCTCCTCGACCACCTTCAGCAAGGCGTTGAAGCCCTGCGGGGTGACCATGTGCGCCTCGTCGATGATGTAGATCTTGTAGCGGCTCTGGACGGGTGCGAAGAAGGCACGTTCGCGCAGATCACGGGCGTCGTCCACGCCACCGTGCGAGGCGGCGTCGATCTCGATCACGTCGATGCTGCCGGAGCCACCGCGGGCCAGGTCGCGGCAGGACTGGCAGACCCCGCACGGCGTGGTGGTCGGACCCTGCTCACAGTTCAAGCAGCGGGCCAGGATCCGGGCCGAGGTGGTCTTGCCGCAGCCGCGCGGCCCGGAGAACAGATAGGCATGGTTGACCCGGTTGTTGGCCAGCGCCCGCTGCAGCGGCTCTGTGACGTGCTCTTGGCCGATGACTTCGGCAAATGTCTCGGGACGGTAGCGCCGATACAGCGCCAGCGGAGTGTCCGGACGGGTGACGGTGGTGGCCGGCAGCCGGCGCGCATCGACCGCGTCCATCAGGGCGGCGGTCACCTCGGGCGACTGGGCGTCCGCATCCTCGGGAAGCTCTTCGAGGGCAGGTTCGGTCGCGCCGAACAGATCGGGTCCGTCCTGCTCGAACAACTCGAGTGCGTCTTCGGAGAACTCCTCGTCGCTTTCGTCCACGACGTGCACCTTACGGGTTGCAGCCCACATTCGTCGGCCCGGAAATTGAAGCGGCCCCCGCGCACCCGATAGAGCTCACTTACCCTTGCTGTCTTCCGACCCTGGGGGAGTTGGGCGAGGTACCGCCGCGCGGGGAACCAAGACCCATGTTACCTGGCCCGGACGGCCCAGGGCGAGCCGGGGTTCCAGCGACCGCACGTTCACTAGTAAGTGAATCTCGTCGTCCTCCCGCCGCACGCCGATGGCTGTGCTTATGCTTTCGCCAAGCCGAAGGAGGACGGATGGCAAAGAAGCTGGTTCGGGCGGCTGACCTGCCCGATGACGAGTCGAACAAGGCCCTCGAAGAGCAGGTGGCCAACTGGAAGCCGACCCCCGAAGCCAAGAGCCAGGCCACCACGCTGCGGATCATCGCCATGGTGGCCTGGGTGGTGGCGATCGGGCTGGAGGCCTTCGCGATCTTCTGGATGCTCAAGCAAACTCCGTTCACCACGACGCTGCTGATCTGGCTGTGTGTGGTGATCGTGGTGATCGGCGGCCTGTCGGTGACCGGCTCGCTGCTGTGGAAGAAGGCCAACCGGCTCGATCCGGCGTCCAAGAAGGACACCGTGCGGTTCTTCGTGCAGAACCAGCTGGGTGCGTTCATCGCCGTCCTGGCGTTCCTGCCGCTGATCGTCATGGTGCTGACCAACAAGAACATGGACGGACGCCAGAAGGCGATCGCCGGTGGCCTGGCCGGAGTGCTGGCCGTGGTGGCCATGGTGGTCGGCATCAACCCCAACCCGCCCTCGAAGGAAGCGGCAGCCGTCGACAACAGCCAGGTCGTCCAGCTGACCGGCAAGGACGAGGTCTTCTGGACCAAGTCCGGCGAGGTCTACCACCTGTGTGAGAAGGCGTCCGCGGTGAACCTGCAGTCCAAGGACAACCAGATCTACTCCGGCACCGTCGCTCAGGCTGTGGCGAACGGCAAGACGCGGCTGACCAAGCAGGTCGAGCAGGAGCTCAAGCAGTGCGGGATCACCCCGCCGTCGGTGAGTGCCTCATCGGCTCCCGCCTCGCCTCAGCCGAGCGCAACTCCCAGCTAGCCCCCACCCACGGGGACGGTTCCGATTTCGTACCACCCCCTTGTCGCGGCGGTTGGGGACGGTTCCCATTTCGTACCGGAGCGACACAGGAGCGAGTCTTGCCCGCATCGGGCTCTACAGAGCCCCCAAAGCCCAGCCCTTCGGGGCTGGCAGCGAGCCGGCGGCCGGGGGTCGTCGGCTCTGCTGTCTCAGTTTGCGGGAAGAGGCAACCTTCGTCCGCCCTGCGGCGTTGTGTGGGTGGAGATGGCCAAGGAGGGTGCAGATGCCGGCTACCGGGAGCGTCGAGCGGGACGCGGAGTTCACCGCGTTCATGCGGGGCGCGTCCGCCTCGCTGAGCCGGACGGCCTGGCTGCTGTGCGGGGACGCCGAGCAGGCCGGTGAACTCGTCCAGGCGGCCTTGGTGAAGACCTATCTGGCCTGGTCGCGAGCCCGGAGCGGAGACCCGCTGGCTTATGCGCGCCGGGTGCTGGTGAACCTCAACATCGACCGCTTCCGACGCAATCGGACGGTACCGACGCCGACCATGGAGGCTGTCGAGGCCTCCGACCCGCACGGACGGGTGGACGACCACGACCAGGCCTCCCGGATGTTGGCCGAGCTGCCCACCCAGCAGCGTCGGGTGATCGTGCTGCGCTACTACCTCGATCTGCCCGAAGCCGAGGTCGCTCGGACGCTGGGGATCAGCCTCGGCTCGGTGAAGTCGGCGGCCTCCCGTGGCCTGGCCACGCTGCGTTCCCGGTTCGTCCTGGTGGGGGAAGGAGACAGTGATGAACGAGCTCGATGAGAAGCTGCGCGATGAGTTGATGACGTCGGCGGAGACCTTCGCGCCGGCCACCGACTTCGAGGCCGTCCTGGCTCGGGCACGGCAGGCGCGGCAGAACCGGACGGCGCTGCGCCTGGTCGTCGTGGCGGCCGTGGTGATGGTCGCGGGCGCTGTCGGCTGGTCGACCGCCCCGCACTGGTTACTCGGAGGATCGGCCCCGGTGCTGGCCACGCCGTCTCCGGTGCCTACGGCCAGCCAGTCCGTGCGGCCGAGCGTTAGCCCGGGGACCAAGGAGTCGGTCACGTTTGGTTCCGCGGACGGCTTGGGTGCTCCGGTGAAGCAGCTGAAAGTGACGGCCGAGCGGCTTTCAACGCCGGACAGCTACCAGCTGAACTTCGTAGTGACGGCGACAGATGGCAAGGTTCAGCGCGTGCGTCCCGAGCCGTCTGGGGATGAGCGGGCCGCGCTGGGCGGATCGGGCCCGCTGCTGGTGGCTCTGATCCCGGGCCGCATCGACGACATCTACTGGAGTGATCGGCAGTACGGGGCCGCCAACCGGATCAAGCCCGAGAAGGTCGCCATGCGCTACCTGCCGCAGGTCGACGCCACCGTCGCGGTCGCGATGGCCGACGTGAACGTGGACGCTGCAGCGATGGGTTGTGTCTGGATCGGAACCGAAGGAACTGGTCATGACTGTTCCAACGGCGCGGTCGCAAGCGTGGGGATCACGCTGTCCACGAGCGGACGGACCGGCACCCTCATCTGGGACAAGGCTCTGGGCCTCGACGTGATGACCGTGTCGGACGGCGGAAGACTCGGCGGCGTCGAGCCTGCGTCCGAGCCGAACTGGACCACGCTCGGCTCTGGAGGGGTGCTGACGACCATGGTGGTCCTGCCCAGGGGAGCCTCCCTTCTGGACCAGAGCTTCGAGGGGGACGGTGTCGAGTGGGGCACGGGCAGCTTCGAAGATCGGCAGGTGATCCTTGCCTCCAGCAAGGAGCCCAGCTACATCCGTTCGGTGTTCAGTCAGGTCACCTACCGAGCTGCGGACGGACGTGAGGCCACCTGGAAGGCACCCAGCTGACGTCGGTGGACGGTATTGGAACCGTCCCCGGCAAACGCTGGGACCAGGGTGGACGGGTGGCGTGGTACGGAATCGGAACCGTCCCCAACCCGTGTGACAAGGGGTTGGTACGAAATGGGAACCGTCCCCGCTCAGGGGAGCGGGCGGGTGTGGGCCAGGACGGGGAGGCGCAGCCGGACGGCAGGGACCTCGGCCAGGTCGAGGTCGATGAAGGCCAGTTCGGGGTCGTCGCCGAGTTCGAGGAGCACCTCGCCGGTCGGTGAGACCACCATCGAGTGGCCGATCCCGGTGGCCAGCCCCGGACGGGCGTCCGGCCCGGCGGCCTGATCGACGGCAACCACGAAGCTGGTC
The nucleotide sequence above comes from Propionicimonas paludicola. Encoded proteins:
- a CDS encoding Cof-type HAD-IIB family hydrolase; translated protein: MTNHRIRLIASDLDGTLLRADKTITERTAETIRTATASGLFVVAATGRQYPQVPTELESAGLSHIVGSNGAIAVELPSRRVLFEELLSPSAIEPIVAFLDAELPEARVSAVRDHGARHAAAPGYADLLTPMERDKYWWHIDTEPLAAVIGEPTLKLTVRHPRLDAEQLRTMLSSSGLSGFHATTSGAPFLEIGGAGVTKATGVSRLCELLGVSPCEVLAAGDARNDLELIDWAGIGVAVGNADPATIAAADWVTASNEQDGVALAIETVLAQENRHEPVS
- the recR gene encoding recombination mediator RecR → MYEGPIQDLIDELGRLPGIGPKGAQRIAFYILSSDKADVERLAATLREVAEKVRFCEVCFNISEEDRCRVCRDPRRDRTSICVVEESKDVMAIERTHEFRGLYHVLGGAISPIDNVGPADLHIRELLTRLQDSTITEVILATDPNLEGEATATYIARLLGGTGVTVSRLASGLPVGGDLEYADEVTLGRAFSGRRRLNEGAAQS
- a CDS encoding YbaB/EbfC family nucleoid-associated protein, with the protein product MFDPSSLDLNTLLAQAQAMQSQLEQAQADLANRTVQGSSGGGLVEATLTGTGELVGLKISPEACDPTDTETLADLIVAAVRDANHQAMALAQATMPPIPELGL
- a CDS encoding DNA polymerase III subunit gamma and tau codes for the protein MDAVDARRLPATTVTRPDTPLALYRRYRPETFAEVIGQEHVTEPLQRALANNRVNHAYLFSGPRGCGKTTSARILARCLNCEQGPTTTPCGVCQSCRDLARGGSGSIDVIEIDAASHGGVDDARDLRERAFFAPVQSRYKIYIIDEAHMVTPQGFNALLKVVEEPPPHVRFVFATTEPDKVLGTIRSRTHHYPFRLVPPKTLSTYLATLCEAEGIAVEPAVLPLVVRAGAGSVRDSLSVLDQLLGGAAEGGVSYAQATALLGYTPDALLDEIVDAFAAGDANGVFAAVDKVIEVGQDPRRFAEDLLRRLRDLIIVAAVPEALSNGLVDVAGDQAERLASQASALGAGELTRAAEVIAVGLTEMRGTTAPRLHLELMCARVLLPGADVDGRGLHARLDRLERRIGIGGELPAAARPAAEPAHSPVAEPVEARPVAAPVGASEKSRRNAQEPTAEPAHNPVAETVDAPAPAPRGASRRQAAMAAAAAEAAAAQAATAEPVAKAAEPVTAPAAEPAEARPAAEPVEAPAATGRLSGADLRRLWPEILENVKHRRRFTWILLSQNAQVVDVRNDVLTLGLANTGAKESFARGGNSDVLREAILEVIGAAFHIELIIDATADAPQQAAAPAPAPSSSSSPERAAAIEEARANIRPTRSAGSPSEPPEDEVEPDRDDEVVDAGESSTEELLMKHLGAELLDDEG
- a CDS encoding SigE family RNA polymerase sigma factor, giving the protein MPATGSVERDAEFTAFMRGASASLSRTAWLLCGDAEQAGELVQAALVKTYLAWSRARSGDPLAYARRVLVNLNIDRFRRNRTVPTPTMEAVEASDPHGRVDDHDQASRMLAELPTQQRRVIVLRYYLDLPEAEVARTLGISLGSVKSAASRGLATLRSRFVLVGEGDSDERAR